The following coding sequences are from one Candidatus Neomarinimicrobiota bacterium window:
- the rpsJ gene encoding 30S ribosomal protein S10 has translation MPSQTIRISLKAYDHNLLDKSTARIVQTAKSTGAVIAGPIPLPTKRSIVTVLRSPHVNKKSREQFQTKIHKRLVDIHNSSAKTVDALMKLDLPAGVDIEIKV, from the coding sequence ATGCCGTCACAGACAATAAGAATCAGTCTCAAGGCATATGATCATAATCTGCTGGATAAATCCACGGCAAGAATCGTTCAAACCGCTAAGTCCACTGGGGCTGTTATTGCGGGGCCGATTCCGCTGCCCACGAAGCGTTCTATCGTGACGGTACTGCGGTCCCCCCACGTGAATAAAAAATCACGTGAACAGTTTCAGACAAAGATTCATAAGCGTTTGGTCGATATACACAACTCGTCTGCAAAGACAGTTGATGCCTTGATGAAGTTGGATTTACCCGCTGGTGTTGACATTGAGATTAAGGTGTAA
- the tuf gene encoding elongation factor Tu (EF-Tu; promotes GTP-dependent binding of aminoacyl-tRNA to the A-site of ribosomes during protein biosynthesis; when the tRNA anticodon matches the mRNA codon, GTP hydrolysis results; the inactive EF-Tu-GDP leaves the ribosome and release of GDP is promoted by elongation factor Ts; many prokaryotes have two copies of the gene encoding EF-Tu): MPGDNVNLTIELIQPIAMEQELRFAIREGGHTVGAGVVTEIIE, from the coding sequence TCATGCCTGGAGATAATGTAAACTTAACGATCGAGTTGATACAGCCCATCGCCATGGAGCAGGAGCTGCGTTTCGCTATTCGCGAAGGTGGCCATACTGTTGGTGCTGGTGTTGTTACTGAGATCATTGAATAA